GGATGCAACTACGTGGCTGGCTCTGACTGGCAGCAGATCCGGTTGTACACGGATAAGAGCTTTCACTGGCTGATCCCAGACAGTGCGGACACCACCgtttcacacacaaactgcccTTACGATCGGTGAGAAAAACAACGATAGATCCATTATTCCCACCAATACCTTCCCGGCGTTTGTTGCTCTCATGCTCACCCGTCTGGCGTTTTCTCCAAAACAGGATCGTGGCCACCACGACCATGATGGAAGCGGTGGTTCCTCATTCTGCCTCGGTCTACGACTACATGACCTCGCTAAAGCTTAAACTCGACATGGTGAGTCCACATACCATGCAGCCATTTAATTAGAGTATCAATATGGGATCAGTAATCACAATGACCACAACACCAAGGACATGTAAATCAGTCATGTATGCACAGGCTATTTATGTAAATCTGTGTTGGGTCACATCACCTGTACCAGCTGAGGACGTAATGTAGAACTGTAGTCCTTTAAGGACTATGTTAAAATCCTGCTCGCAGGCCGCTGGTACAAAAGTATTGGCAGGGCTGGACTTCCACTTGCTTTACCCTTACTGGTCTCTTCTCCACCCAGGCTCTAGCAGTCAGTGATCATTTCGCTGTTGAGGTCCAGCTCTTCGGCCCTTAGGTGCGCCCTGCTTCCCGAGACAACCTCCTGCCATTTATCTGCACAGGCAATGACCAGATCAACGGAAAAGAACACATCCAATTACATTCAGAAACGTGGTTTTTGCAGATATCAAATAAAGTTTGAAAAAGACCATGCCAGTCATTTTTGTGTAATACTAGAAAACTAGTTTCTCTAAAAGAAAAGCCAAAACACTTTTTCCAAGTTCCCATTTCATTGTTTACACTATTTCAGCAATGTTTTCCCACTGCTTTCCCCTTTTGAAAGCGTGCTAGTTTCCCGGATACCACATAAGAGGCTACATACATTATCTGAGTAATAACCCAGGAGGTAGTGTGTCAGTGGGAGAAAATAATTCACTGTccatgtcaaaatatttttgttttttttacttgcaaACAGTGAGAATCCAAACAAAACATCTCTATAACGTGACCTTCAGAGAGAACGAAGGCGTTTCGGTTCATTAGTACAAAAGTGAGTGAGAGCTTTTCCTTCCTAAAAGGAAACGGCCATTTTCACAGTAAAAGCAGATACCAGAATGAAAGTTTAACAGACAGGCCAGGAGCCGCTCGCACTGCACCGGTGGCAGCAGCAAccatatcatcatcatcaccacaaTCTCCATTGCCTCTTCACACCCTAGTCTCacggcttcctcttcctcagactctCCATGTACATTCGGAGAGACTTCTGGATGGAGTCCCTGGTGATGAAGCTGACAAAGTTGTTGATATCAGACTCCCTGTTGGAGACCATCTTGTCGATGGTCGGCTTCCTCATCATGGACTTGGTGATCTGACGGGCATGgtctagggggaaaaaaaaaatacagaccgGGAGACTACGTTGAGAAAAGTCAAAATCGGAGTCTCACaatggcttttatttatttgagtgcATAATTTATCTGGAAAAGCCTTTTATAGGTTAAAGACAAGTTAGTCCATTCACAAATATGCTCTTCTATTTGATATGCAAATGTACAGTCAAACTGCAGTCCTGACAATTTtctgcaaaaaatgaaatggtgctTTCCCAATTTTTCCACCACTTTCGCTTTATCCCAACAAATTTACCCCATTCTTCTTTTCTCCCTTAATTTAGAACTTCCAACCATAACTGAGGCCCATCCCATCCCATGACTTCTCTAAACAGTAGTATGCATGTCCTCCCTATAGGTCCCAAACCACACTTTAAGAGCCACTGAACTATGTCATAAAAATTGAGAGTCTCAACCTGGGATAGCAAACCACTTGGCCATGGTCTCCATGGCAGTGCTCACGACCTGGTCCTCCGGCACCAGCTGGTCCACCAGGCCGATTCGCAAAGCATCCGGGGCGCTATACAGGAGTCCCAGCTGCAGTGCCAGCTCCGTGGTCCGGTGTCCCACTGTGTTCGCCATTGTGTCCTTAAACCTGCAAAGACGCGCAGAAAAAGGTCCAAAAGTCctcatatttgtgtgtgctgcagtttaTTCCATTTTGGTAAGGTGAGAAACCGATTGCTTTTCATTACACACTGACAAGCCATGGTTTTCCAACAGAGGTTCCCAAACCTTTTCTTCTTGAGGCCTCCTAAAATAGAGGGGTCAGACCCCAGGCCTGGGCTGCAGGGTTTACTTTTTGGTGCGTTTCAGCACTTCAGTGAGCAATCTAAGTCAATGATTGGTTCAAAAGTCAATTGGATCAAAAGTCCACATACCTGGTTTCCAAGGCATAAGATGACTGCCAGTTTgacaggaaaccacaaaaacctgcagatactgtagccctccaggactggaatttgaCACCTTTATCCAATCACCCACATCAAGCTGCAATGCAGTGGCAACTTAACACACGAGTACATTGATGTTTATCTAAAAAGAAACATATCTATGGATCTGACacataaattaagaaaaacatactgtatgtaagaaATTCCAATGAGTTAGCAAGAACATGTTCACTAGTAAAATTTCATGTGATGATAATATACAATTTATGAATTTGCAATGTCTGTGTCCATTTTCTCCACCCCTATCATGCCGCATTTACACAGGTGTTCGTATCGGTGTTTGTGTCAAAAGGAATTAAGATGCTTGAGACTGGCGGTGCTTCATCAGAACACTGCAGCCTTCTCACCAGAAGGGCGCCACGATTCCCAGCTGGGTTTCGTTGAGCCCGATGCCGTAGCGGGGGTTTTCAGCCATTATCCTGTAGTCACACGCTAAAGCCATCAGGCAGCCCCCCGCCGGACTGGAGCCCTGAATGGATGGAgggattaaagaaaaaaaaattttcatcaAGAGAGTAGGCAAACTCATTCATTGCCTTTGCATATGTTTTTTTGAACGCCTGATCATAATTATTCGGTGCTCAATGGCACCGTGTCATCTActcaggagagcacagacaagcatgcgCTCTCCTGGAAGGCACGTGATGCCAGCAGCTGTTTGTTATCACACAGTTTGTGAGCCGGGCTTATGCAGATGTGAGTCCGAGGAAGACCTTTGGGTGCAGCTGAACAGTTGCACTCGTTAGAACCGGAGttgggtgagggggcggggggttctgGTGCACAACGCAACACTGTAATCCTGGCTCACTGAAACCCGCCCGTGTTTGGTTTACTTGACACTTAAGCAAACTGCACTACCGGCCACAGTCATCACGAGCACGGTTTGTATGTGACACCAGACAATGAGGCCTAGAACAGTTTAACAGGACCATAGGGACTCGCACTCACGTTTACAGCAGCTATTGTCACCATGTTGGAGCCGTACAGCTTCAGCCACATCTCCTGAACAGCCTTCCAGAACTCTCCGCAGTGTTCCGGACTCTTGCCGTACATCTCCAGGATGTCCAGGCCCGCAGAGAAGATCTTTGGCAGGGCCTGCAGCACATCACATGAAAGTGACAGAACTTCAACGTAAAAAGGAGGACATTTCCACATGCAAAACGCAACATTTCGGGAGGGAAGAAGATGGAATCTGCTCAGGTGAGCCAAGGTGAACCCAGGTGACTCACAGAGGTGATGACCAAGCCCCTGCAGCTCTTGTCCAGCTCCAGTTTCTCCATGTTGATGGCAAACTCAGTCAAGAAGTCTAGACTGAGACTGTTCACCGGGGGACTCTGTAACCTCATCACTGCGATCCCTGCATCACAAAAACGCTCCGGTCACAACACACATTAGTGAACTCCAACAACTAATTAAAATTTATAGCAAGTAGTGTTCTATTGTTGTATGATGTACTTTCCTGGAGTCAACCTACATTTCAGAATACCTTAGACTAGCTTTAGATAGTAGCCATGACCTTTAACTTAGTTACTATTATCAGATATGGCCCATTGCCTGCATGTTAGATTCCCACTGACATGACTGTCCCAAGGTCATGTCACACTACAGACGGGCGGTGACTTTTACCAGTGCTGCCGTCTAGGTCCACTTTAATTTTTGTGCCAGACGACGAATGCCTCTGGTTTGACATGAGGTAGGGCAAGGCGGTGCGACTGATCCCATTTCGACCGTGGACAGACGTCGGGACAACAAACGGCGCCAGTCTCCCTGTGAAAGCATTAAGGTGGCATTAACATCAGCGGTTTCACCTGGGTAGTTATGTGCTATAGCTGCCTAGCCAATGCTGCAGAACAATTTGTTTGCTAGCTGTATCATCCACGTCCTTGTGTACTGTTTTAGTACAAACTATTAATTACAGCTTGTTTGATAGCAATCTAAAAGTTAGCTAGTATCACAAGCCGCTGATGTGTTCATGTGGTTAGAGCGCAACTTTCCCCAATTGTTAGCCAGCTCGCAACCTTTGCACGACGTGTTAACACGTATTAGCAGAATTGCAAGGTCTAGCTAGTACAGCCTAACGTTATTATTCCTGCCACGCTTTTAAGATGGCTAAATGAATAAAGTTAGCTGGAGTTACCGTAGTTATACAacttagctagccagctactTTACCTACCAACACCATTTTAATGCACTTTCTCCGCTAACTTGCCAGGTTTTCCGGAAATAGCGTTTTGCTAGAAACAAGCAAGTTAGCTCATCTCTAGCTCGATACCAACTTATTTCTATCGTCCTACACCTAGGCCCACGTTTTTAGATTATAACTAGCTAGCTCAACAGCAAGCCTACAAGCCAAGCGTGACTCTACAGTATGGAGCTGCAGTATATTAGTCAAACATTACATAGCGTTGGATAGCAAGCTAGCAGTTGGAACTAATGCAAATGTTAACTAATGTAATGAACGGTCAGCTAGCCACCGATTTCAACTAGCTATGACCTTTGTCCCAGTTTCCATTCAGGTAAAGCAATTCGCGAATAAAGATCGAAATTCGATAGCAAGACAATATATAGGCAGCGCATACTATAGCTAAGTGCCCACAGCGTATTTATTGTCTTACTGTTAGGACAGTGATAATtgcaataatgcattttacGAACCCAAGAGACCGTACTTTGCAGACTGTCTTAGTGCAGTTGCCATTTCCCTCGGACGAAGCTGACCCTGTCAACTGGGCGTGCGCTTACGTGCTCCTACCACAAGCAAAGAGgcgtgctttcatttttttatcatgaTGTTTTCACACCTGATTGGTTCACTTAACCTTGTTCTTGCCGTGGGATGAATGGGAAACAAAACCTACAAAGTTATGGGACAGAGTTTTGAAGTGCGAGTGTCCTATATATGATAAATATCCCATTCGTCTCaagatttggaaaaatattgcCCCATGGGGTAGTTCAGAAAGTAGTGTTACtggatttaaaacaaaacacaactaaTGGCTTGAtttctttaatttctgttttacaCAACCTTATAGAGTATAACCACATATGTTTTTACAGCTATTGGCCATAGCTGATGCCATAGCTTCTTCATTCGCCATGCAAAAgcataaaatcatattttgtccccactgaacaaaataaaagtgtaGGCCAGAATAGGTTCCAAGCTGGTTAATGATGATAGATTACTGGTCCAAGCTGGGAAATGCTGGTTTTATGCTGGTCAAGCTGGTAGATGAGCTTGATCATGCTGGTAATGAGAATAGATATGCAGGTAAACTGATGGTCATGCTGGTTGAACAGCTGGTTCCAGCATAACTGGcctattctttttttcagcagGGATGTGTATGTTAGGAGCAACTGTTCTGTGCTGGGGAATAAAGTACTGACAACTCCAAAAACATACCCCAACTCGCTCTTGCATTAGAGGAAGGTGGGTTAAAGTCAGCCAGGGTTCATCAACTTACTGCTGTTTAGGCACCCCCTGACTCCAAACCAGCAGCTCACAGATTACATCATCCTATGAGAGAAATACACCGATCCTCTATATAACCCTAGCTTTCCCAAGTAGCACGAGTGGACTGTAGTGGTGAAAACAGTTACTGGCTGATGGGTGAGTGTATGAGAGAGCATTGCTTGCTTCAGCTGCAAGTTCTCTCTGCACTGCAAGTTGCCCAGCATTGGAGTAAAACCGTAgcgcagtggtctccaaccctcgTCCCGGAGAGctacagagtctgctggtttttgttttcacctgaaaATCAGCACCCGTTtgtgtgtaatcaactgctctaattgattcatgaagtgtaGAGTCACtacgaaaaccagcagaccctgtagctctccaggaccactGCCGGAGACCACTGCCATAGTGCAATCACCAAATCCAGATGGAAAGAAAAAGGGCGAACCATCCCCAATCCAAAATAAAATTGGTGGAGCAAATTATGGCCTCcagaccaaaaataaaacaaaaataaacccaaAATAAACTATGCCATTGTTTCCAGTCATTGCTTCCATCACTTTGAATGTTAACTGGTTCTGCAGGCAATTGGTGAGGTTTCCAGTCTTCCCTCAATGCATAAAGCTGCATTAATGACAATCTTTTGCCAATGGTTTTTGGTATCACTCAATAAGAaagtatatttgttttttaaaaaagttataaaaaatTGGCTCAGATAGCTGAACCTAACAACACACAGAAACTACTCCAAATAAATGGGACTTGAAACGGAGAAGTTGGTTTTGTGTGGCTCATGTCAAAGGCAAAGTTCAAGTGGATTCTGCTTCAGAGCTCTAATCTGCAACGGTTGCCAGGTATGCTGATGGTGAAGTGAGACaccggtggggaggggggttcggCAGTAAGACTTCAAAGAAACAGAGACTGATCAAATCCCGACTTTATTAAAAGATACACAtaaatgtcaataataatattgaaaGGAGCGATAATCATTCAATGGTTTTTGTGCAAATCCAAGTCTAACACAGAATATTGACCACTTTATCATACTTTGGACTttaaaaacagaggggaaaaaacacttgAAGTGATTCATCTTCAGACAAACGTTTAATTTGCGCAGTTTATCAgggtttttgaaaaaacattacatttatagtaaacttcttaaaaaaaggaattccTCATATTCATGCAGGACACAAGACAATATCACCAACATTCTAATTTTCTGACTTATTCTGAATGACATTTAGATGTATATCAACACTGACAATAtttatccttttaaaaaataaaaatgtagtttgAACATCAGAACAGACTGAATGCAAACttctatttttctattttttgtacATCTAATTCTACggtaatcaaaatgaaaattgcaacaaaaaggaatcaacattttatttgcacaacACTGCAAAAATCTTCACctgctgttttgtttaaatCATTTCAGCTTTTCCACATCCATTGTTAAAATGAAGATGCCACAGGAATTTACTATTGAGCATACTAAAGAGACTCCCATACACTTCCTTTAGTAGCCTCAAATATctgcaaaatattttgcttATGCATGCATATCTTACATTTCTCAAAGGCATTCTTCCATATTTTGTAAGcgtcaacaaaacaaatatcatAGAGCATTCTGACTATTATTTGGTATATTACACATTCAGtgttaaacaaaaaatgcatttcagtgcagATTATACCTGGAATATGATGTGTCTGTTAATCAAAATAGTGAGATTTAAAATACTTTCTTGAGTAAATGACTACCATAGCATAGCCTtggcaaatgaaaacaaaaccctgGATAATGTGTCAAGTGGATAAATCACCACGAATAAGTACAACGACCATTTAAACTGTTTGTGGTGCATCTCTATTCTGTACAATTCCTCTTTATTTCAagacttgtttttatttattttttttcttgcttcttTCCGTTTTTCTTCAtctataaatgtttttatttttggggaactaaaaaaaaaaaaaggtaacttGAGCGCAGGACATTGGAATCTGGAGATGCAGAAaaccagaggaggatgaggatggtAACACCATGGAGCAAGCCATCAGCAAAGCTTTTTTCCTCACTGGGGGGAGCATCTACACTGAGAGAGCTTtacaatattaaattattttcacaattcTATACTAAGGACCTGGGAGCGACTCCTGCACTAACCTAGTTTCATCCGTTTTTATTACGATTTCTCATCCGGTGCCCGGTAGGCTGGGCTTATCTTCGCTTCCTTTGACGTGGGCTTCATTAGATTATGTTCATACTGTAGGTCACATGCCAGAAGGCTTTCTAACTCATTTCTTCTCTGTATTCAAAGCATGCAGTAAGCGGGACACAGACAGTGCTTCAAGTAAAGGAGTCTAAATCAGTGCTGGGAACATGTACGGTATGGAATGTTTTGGTCACAGATTATGGGTTTGAAAGGGCCATCTTGATTTTTCTCTTTGTGCAACTCCCACAATCGTCTCTGATTGGCCTAGACACATCAAAAAGGGTCTACTACATACAAGTGCAAGGATTTCAACtatttaagaaaacattttacacaatttCACTGGCTTTTGAACTGattctcctctctgtcactACTCTGCATGTCCATCCAAACTACACTCACTgtcccaaccccacccactgccccACCCACTTCCCCAACTTAGGCCCAGATTAATACACTTATCACCtgcgtgtgctttttttttttttttcttttttctgcacGGCTCTAGACACAACCCAACCTCCTCcttgtacatttgtttttattttttggatatGCGTGTCATAGTCACGCACggtggtgggggctggggggtgggtgtgcctgcctgaagggggcggagcctgcccTACTCATCCCAGTCCTTCTTGATCTGCAGGTTCCACTCCCAGGACAGGTGGTCGGTCTTGTCATCATCGGTGAAGTGGGACTTGATGTGGTACCCGCCCCGCACCAGCATGCCCTTAGGGGCCTCCTCCAAGGGGGTCATGAACTCGTGCTCTTCCACCCGTGGCCCGTAGCTGCCCACCATGTACACTGCCTTATCCACTGTGGGGGaaccaatggggggggggtggtcagtgTCTGTGCACACTTAGCATGGCCAAAATGTTCGCTCAGTACAAAAACTGGAAAtggctttataaaaaaataaaaataaaatttttctcCCTTATATTACAAAACATACCATCATTTCATATATTAATCCTTTACAACCAATTTTACCCACAATATTTGAATCTTTCACTCCtagtttggaatgcccaatgaTATTTTAAAGCCAAGCCTAATGACTGAATCCTGCATACTCAGAACTCAGACAATCAGGGTTTCCTCAGATTACAGCTGGGAAAAATCCAGGATAAAACGCTCAGTTTGGGGCCgaataaaatgtgaatattgacatgacaacagcagcatcaataagagaaaatgaaaaaggagaaagGTAGAAAAATCTAACTGTTCAATACTGACAGGTAATAACTATCTGCCATAACCCTATACCTATCAAGGAGTGAGTCAATTAATTACTTGACttgcaacaaaataaaacacataaatgaTACACGAGTGTTTGGGTTGAAACAACGTTAATTCTGCGGTTTGGTACAATGGCTGAATTATCGCAGTAATATTACATGTCATTAATATAGTATCAACTGACCACCAATTCTTGACATTGGGgactttttatttacaaatgtccTATATTTCCTGTATTTTCTCATCTATATTTAATAAGCTAGGTTCCCTAGTGATCAAGTAGTGGCCATGTAACATTCACATGCATTGCCCATGCATGCATAAATATGC
This genomic window from Anguilla rostrata isolate EN2019 chromosome 17, ASM1855537v3, whole genome shotgun sequence contains:
- the eci1 gene encoding enoyl-CoA delta isomerase 1, mitochondrial isoform X1 produces the protein MATALRQSAKYGLLGRLAPFVVPTSVHGRNGISRTALPYLMSNQRHSSSGTKIKVDLDGSTGIAVMRLQSPPVNSLSLDFLTEFAINMEKLELDKSCRGLVITSALPKIFSAGLDILEMYGKSPEHCGEFWKAVQEMWLKLYGSNMVTIAAVNGSSPAGGCLMALACDYRIMAENPRYGIGLNETQLGIVAPFWFKDTMANTVGHRTTELALQLGLLYSAPDALRIGLVDQLVPEDQVVSTAMETMAKWFAIPDHARQITKSMMRKPTIDKMVSNRESDINNFVSFITRDSIQKSLRMYMESLRKRKP
- the eci1 gene encoding enoyl-CoA delta isomerase 1, mitochondrial isoform X2, whose amino-acid sequence is MSNQRHSSSGTKIKVDLDGSTGIAVMRLQSPPVNSLSLDFLTEFAINMEKLELDKSCRGLVITSALPKIFSAGLDILEMYGKSPEHCGEFWKAVQEMWLKLYGSNMVTIAAVNGSSPAGGCLMALACDYRIMAENPRYGIGLNETQLGIVAPFWFKDTMANTVGHRTTELALQLGLLYSAPDALRIGLVDQLVPEDQVVSTAMETMAKWFAIPDHARQITKSMMRKPTIDKMVSNRESDINNFVSFITRDSIQKSLRMYMESLRKRKP